The following coding sequences are from one Acomys russatus chromosome 16, mAcoRus1.1, whole genome shotgun sequence window:
- the LOC127200360 gene encoding keratin-associated protein 4-12-like has translation MVNSCCGSVCSEEGCGQGCCQPSCCQTTCCRTTCCRPSCCVSSCCRPQCCQPSCCRPSCCISSCCRPTCCISSCCRPSCCRPSCCVSSCCRPQCCQSVCCQSTCCRPSCCRPSCCVSSCCRPCCSSSSCCGTSCCRPSCCISSCCRPSCCQTTCCRPTCCQTSCCRPSCCVSSCCRPQCCISSCCRHSCCQTTCCRPTCCQTSCCRPSCCVSSCCRPQCCISSCCRPSCCQTTCCRPACSSGSCC, from the coding sequence ATGGTCAACTCCTGTTGTGGCTCTGTCTGTTCTGAGGAGGGCTGTGGCCAAGGCTGCTGCCAGCCTAGCTgctgccagaccacctgctgcaggaCCACCTGCTGCCGCCCCAGCTGTTGTGTGTCCAGCTGCTGTAGGCCCCAGTGCTGCCAGCCTAGCTGTTGCCGCCCCAGCTGCTGTATCTCTAGTTGCTGCCGCCCCACCTGTTGCATTTCTAGCTGCTGCAGGCCTTCTTGCTGCcgccccagctgctgtgtgtccagctgctgcaggccccAGTGCTGccagtctgtgtgctgccagTCCACCTGCTGTCGCCCAAGCTGCTGCAggcccagctgctgtgtgtccagtTGCTGCCGCCCCTGCTGTAGCAGTTCCAGCTGTTGTGGAACCAGCTGCTGCAGACCCAGCTGCTGCATTTCTAGCTGCTGCCGCCCCAGCTgttgccagaccacctgctgccgCCCCACCTGTTGCCAGACCAGCTGCTGCCggcccagctgctgtgtgtccagctgttGCAGGCCCCAGTGCTGCATCTCTAGTTGCTGCCGCCACAGCTgttgccagaccacctgctgccgCCCCACCTGTTGCCAGACCAGCTGCTGCcgccccagctgctgtgtgtccagctgttGCAGGCCCCAGTGCTGCATCTCTAGCTGCTGCCGCCCCAGCTgttgccagaccacctgctgccgCC